In Gemmatimonadota bacterium, one DNA window encodes the following:
- a CDS encoding alpha-hydroxy acid oxidase — MTDPARAPLNLSDFEPLARAQLPAATYDYYAGGADDERTVRANVDAYSDLFLRPRVLVDVSRVDTSVEILGERVSFPVLLAPTAFQRLANLEGERATARAAKEAGTIFVASSLSTVALEGIANEGGPLWFQLYLFRDRALAAELVERAEAAGYGAICLTVTVPVQGHRERDARNRFQLPPGIEMANFTGLDHSRFPEVSGSGLGAYIGKQFDPSLDWSALEWLRARTKLPILVKGIVTPEDARLAADQGAAGIIVSNHGGRQLDTAEPTIRALPRVVDGVEGRVPVLVDGGIRRGTDVVKALALGARAVLIGRPYLWGLAVDGEKGVERVLTLLRREVERTFQLVGAASVAALGRDLLAP, encoded by the coding sequence ATGACCGACCCGGCCCGCGCTCCGCTCAACCTCTCCGACTTCGAGCCGCTCGCCCGCGCACAGCTCCCCGCCGCGACCTACGACTATTACGCCGGAGGCGCGGATGACGAACGGACGGTCCGCGCGAACGTTGACGCTTACTCCGACCTCTTCCTCCGCCCGCGCGTCCTGGTGGACGTCAGCCGCGTGGACACCTCGGTCGAGATCCTCGGGGAGCGCGTCTCCTTCCCGGTTCTCCTGGCGCCCACCGCGTTTCAGCGCCTCGCGAACCTCGAGGGAGAGCGGGCCACGGCGAGGGCTGCCAAGGAGGCGGGTACGATTTTCGTGGCGAGCTCCCTTTCGACCGTGGCCCTGGAAGGGATCGCGAATGAAGGTGGCCCACTCTGGTTCCAACTCTACCTCTTCCGGGACCGGGCCCTCGCGGCCGAACTCGTCGAACGCGCGGAGGCGGCCGGATACGGGGCGATCTGCCTCACCGTCACGGTCCCCGTTCAGGGCCACCGCGAGCGCGACGCCCGAAATCGCTTCCAGCTCCCTCCTGGGATCGAGATGGCCAACTTCACGGGGCTCGATCACTCCCGCTTTCCGGAGGTCTCCGGGTCCGGACTCGGCGCGTACATCGGGAAGCAGTTCGATCCGTCTCTCGACTGGTCCGCCCTCGAGTGGCTGCGCGCCCGCACGAAACTCCCGATCCTCGTCAAGGGAATCGTGACCCCCGAGGATGCGCGGCTCGCCGCCGATCAGGGCGCCGCCGGTATCATCGTCTCCAATCACGGGGGTAGGCAGCTGGACACCGCGGAGCCGACGATCCGAGCCCTCCCCCGCGTCGTGGATGGGGTCGAAGGCAGGGTTCCGGTCCTCGTGGACGGCGGAATCCGACGCGGCACTGATGTGGTGAAGGCGCTCGCGCTCGGGGCGCGCGCGGTACTCATCGGAAGGCCCTACCTCTGGGGTCTCGCGGTCGACGGGGAGAAAGGAGTGGAGCGGGTTCTCACCTTACTCCGACGTGAGGTCGAGCGAACCTTTCAGCTCGTCGGGGCCGCAAGCGTCGCCGCCCTCGGCCGCGATCTGCTCGCGCCCTGA